The Drosophila simulans strain w501 chromosome 3R, Prin_Dsim_3.1, whole genome shotgun sequence genome contains the following window.
ATGTGGATCCGCAGGAGTTGCTCACCAAGGACTCGGTGTCGATTACAGTGAACGCAGTGGTGTTCTACTGCATCTACGATCCCATCAACTCGATCATCAAGGTGGACGATGCCAGGGATGCCACCGAAAGGATCTCCCAGGTCACCCTGCGCAGCATTGTGGGCTCGAAAGGACTCCACGAACTTCTGGCATCCAGGCAGCAGCTTTCCCAGGAAATCCAGCAGGCGGTTGCAAAGATCACAGAACGTTGGGGCGTGCGAGTGGAACGAGTGGACCTGTAAGTTAGTCTTCGTTGTTTAAGTGATCTGTACTTTTTGGTACCCCCTCTGCAGGATGGAGATATCCTTGCCAAGTAGTCTGGAGCGATCATTGGCCAGCGAAGCGGAGGCGACAAGGGAGGCCAGGGCCAAAATCATCTTGGCAGAAGGAGAAGCCAAAGCCTCGAAGGCTTTAAAAGAATGCTCAGATGTGATGTCGGAAAACGAAATTACACTACAAGTAATGGCTAATAATACtgactaatttttttttcaaaaatttgtatattttctatCCAACTTAGCTAAGGCATCTGCAGATTCTCCGTTCTTTGGCAACGGAACGTCGGGTTAATGTGCTTTTCCCCATACCTTTGGAAATTATGGCACCGTTTATGGATGGAAAGGATTCGTCGGATGCAGCACAAGATGACGATGACCGGAGGGATAGTGATGACGAATAcgattatttacatttattttcacCAAAAGTTTACATCTCGGGTTCACCACCAGATTTCTTTAATGATGCGCAAACAGATAGCAGAACTGAAAATCCCGAAGTTGGAAAAACCACTGAGAATGTGGAAGAAAACAAACCGGCGCGTTCGTGGCTATGGCCACCATTTTTCAGACCCTCGCGATCTGCCCAGGATGGCGAACAACCATCTAGCAGTCGAAGAGTTCGTCCGGAAAGTGGTCAGCCGTCGGCTAGATCCAATCGAACTGATGATGCAATCGAACCCTATCCACTTCTGAGCAAACCCCCAGCCCGTTCGAGTTCTCCTACTAAGCCTtcttccattcccattcctcCGCGTCCTGATCCTCCGACACTTCCTCCAATTCCGCCACATCCAACTCTACCTCCCATTCCGGAACGGCCCATACCCCCTCCCAAGAATACATCGACTCCGCCAGAAAAAGATCCAAAAGTATGAAAAGCCGACAaaaattattacttttaaGATCTCTATTTAGCGATTGAgcttttatattaaaatgacTAAAATATCTTTCTATTATAGAATATTTAACAGggtttttaaacaaaatttcacTAAATAACGCGtcatgaatttaatttcattgtgAGCCccatcaatttaaaatttccttAATACATCAAATACAATGTCAGTCCTTAAACAAGTTTGCGATGGACCTGAGCCGAAATGGAAGGCAGAAAGGAGCATCTTCGAGCTGCCGGAACATAAACTGATCACCTCACAGGAATGCATGCAACTGAAGCGTGAGCTGGAAGCCGAGAGGCCAGATGAGTTCGAGGTTAGTCCCATGATCCTGTGCCTTATGCTGACCCTGTTGCTTTTCCTGATCGGCTTCTGGATTTGGTTAATATCGCGTAGCTGCCTCTTTTCGCAACCAGAGCCGGTTGCTTTTAAGAGCAGGGAAGTACATCGCGTTCCAGGAGGTTCAACTCCAAaatgcaaaagccaaaaaattaGTTACTTTGATGAACTGGCGGACTGGGATGGTAATCCATTGAAATATAGCGGTTCCAATCAAGGTATTCCGAAGGCTAACTTCTGTCATTTAATGAATTTGAGCGGAAAGTCGGCTGTTTCCGTAGCTCCAGTCTTGGAAACGGAGGGCGGATCAACACAAAGAGCCACCGAATCTGTGCAAAAAACTGATAGCAAGGAATCGGTTCTCTCAACCAGTCAGGCTTTGGCAGGATCAGCCCTCTGCAGTCCAAAAAGGAAATACAGGATCAAGTGGTCCAACTTTATTaggcgaaatcgaaaaaaacaaTCCGAAACTGAAAGCCCACAATAATTAGTTGTTGGAAATAGAAGTTCAGATTACCCTTAATTGaattactaatttaatttacagaaattccttttctttttgactGAAATAAAGCAAGCTtgggaaaaatgaaatgtaaagattaatatatatgtactttccCAATATATATTCACCAGTGTAATAAGAATGAATCCAGCGTGCAGACTGAACCTGGAGAGCAAGGAATGCCAGGAGTGGATGAACGAGGTGTGTGCCCACTGCTCCCACCTGCTGCCCGGCGTGGAGGAGGCGGAGCTGTGGGACAAGTGGTGGTCGGACGAGCTGCCCGCTCCGTTCAAGTCGAGAGTTAATCTTATGTCCGCCTACGATTGCCACAAGCTGCGCAAAGAGGTTGCCCGCCAGGTGACGAATAGCCGAGATCAGGAGTGGCACGAGGAGGAAGGCAATCCGGTCACCTGGACGCTCTGCCAGCTAATCCTACTGATCATAGTGATGGTTTCCTCGATGATCGCCATGGGGTGTGCCCTGAAAGTGCTCTGCGAAAGCCAACGTCGCTGGTCGGGCCGCACGAAATGTGCTCCACCAATAAAGGTGAAACAGGAAGAGaggccaccgccaccaccagcCGATGTGGAGACGCCGCCCCAAAAGGACATCTGCAAGCCAGCCAAGCAGCCCAAGGCCTTCATCTCCTTTGGCCGGACCACCGACCCACGCACACGTTTCGGTCCGTATAAGCACCAGAAGCTGCTCCAGACCGCCTCCATGCGACCGGAATGCCAGCCGGCGGAGTCGTAGCGCCAACTCGTgaccatcgccatcgcccggAGCGGTGGAGCAGCACGTCGAATGGCAATCGGCGAAAAACAAATCGGCCACAAAATAACCGGCAGCGGGGAGCACTggccaaaaaatcgaaaacaaattcGAAGGCTGCCGGAGCTGTGCTCAATCGCGGATAAGATTTATGAAATGTGTTCCGCCCCGATTTGTTCTCTTTTTCCCGGTTCGCCTCTAGTCCTTTTcggtttccttttttatgtTGCCGCGCTGCacgaaacacaaaaacaaataaatattcagaCGTTCGCACAGTGGCTCTAAACATgatttaaaagtttataaatattttgatatggTTCCatgttaaattattattttaagattaATAAAACAATCGAAAAAGGGTGTTTATTGGTGAAAAATACTttgttaaattgttattttattacttttcaaaaattcgcTATAAATATATCCATGTATTGTGAAAATAGCTATATAATAAGCAACACAATATTTTCTACATTTGAAGATGAATCCCAAGTATACATGAATAAACAGtgtgttaattgaaaatttgttttggcccactgtgcgtaagcgggatcgggatcgggatacGGACCCAAAACATGCATGCCCGTACATTTGGCCGGAATGACCCCGGAGAAGTGGCTGGCCAAGTGTTGTTCCTGGCAGCGTATCAACATTTTGCCTATAAATACGGCGGATGTCGTTAATCTCAAATACaagcaatttttaaaaatgcattggGTATTGTTTATCTCACGGATGGGTGGCCGTTTTGAAGGATGGCGGTTGCTGTTTTGGGGTTTGGAGCTTGGAGCTGAATGAGTGAGTGTCAGAGTGCATGGgattggccataaaaaaacaattgaatttaatttcaattgaatgcacactcaaatcgaaattgaagCAAGCAATTTAGACAAAATGCACTTGTGTATACGTAATGTCTAAATGATTGTTCAAATTATGGCTGCCAGTTGAAATTTATATGCCATTTTCCGCCGCCGTCGCAAcggcatttcaattttttttttgttttatatatatatttaatgaatttatttgcgGATTGGGGATATGGAACTCGAATTCCGAATCGTATATATTCCGAACTGGTGTGTCACAGCAGGCGTGGCACTTAAATCACGGCCGCAACTGTagcaaaattgaaaacttttactATACTGAATGTTTGTTCGGCCATTCGTtggattgtttgtttgttggtctGTGCTTGTTTGTATGTTTGTTGGCGGGCACTTTTAATTCATTCGGTGCAGCTGGCGACCCAgaggggaaaaataaaaaatatataagggACGGCGACCCCCGGGtgactttgatttatttgttgctcCCATCCCGCCATCCAATCGGAATTAAAAGTTTAACAGCTTTGCAATGCGCTTTAGTGCTTTAAAAACGCATTGATTGCTATtgacaaattgattttctttccTGCCCAACTGCCAATTTCCAGTGCAATGCCATctgattcgattcgattcgattcgattcgatttgggTGCATTAACAAAGGCCACTGCGACATTATGACAGACTGTCGTCGTAAATCACCAGCCGCAGACCGCAAACGAGTTGAGGCTTCTGTTTCTGGTCGTGTCAACCCTTTCGAGCCTTTAATATAACCAAACAATTTAAaaggtgtgcgtgtgtgtgtgtttgcgatAATTAAACGTTGAAGTGCATGCCATCCAATCGAATGCAATATTTGCAACTTCTTGACTCAAATTagaattcaatttgcagccGCTTGtcttgcaaatttatttatcgaatcaaTCACCAGGCCCATTGATTGAGGCTCGTTCGCAAATTATTTACCCACATTGATTTGTCCCTTTGGGTTTGCTTTGCAACATTGCCACATTGTTTGGAGCCAAACTGAGCTGAAATTGATGAAGCAATGTTTTTGATCCTCTGCTGCATACTTTGTGGCTCCGACCAAAGTCCAATGTCCAGAGTGGCTCCACTTCCTCCGCCATGTGGCATTCGTAAGCAggaaggcacacacacacacacacacacacacatccattTCACAGAGCGTCGACAGCTGGCGGTTTTGGGGGTCAGGTTGGGTCGGGTCCTTGGTGGGTCGAATGCCTGGGCAGGCATATTAGAATTTGATAAATGTGCAGCACGGAAACGGGACGAAATGCAGCTGGACTATATGTTGCACTGCAAGAATATCCCGTGGCTAAAACCACATTGTTTGACCATGGTTTTGTCTACAATTTGATTGCTTTCTGCCAGAAAAGAGAAGAAAGTGtgctaaattaaacaaaaataatgatgAAATCTATTTGTTGGCTGTAGGAACATGACTGTCTGTTTGCATACAAAAAGTGGTAACTAAAGGGCTAGGGACTCGTAATTAAAATACagaatatcaaaaaaaaatgtttaaaatatataaaatatatgtttaaattCACATGATTAAAAgtttattcattcattcatgcagATAGCTAAGGTGAAACCGTAATGCTGACATATATCTTTAAAAAGAAATCGATCTATATAGAATCCCATTGCGATTTCGAATAGTGTAATGCAGCCTGTTCGCCGGGTTCAACTTCATTCTTTACACGATTTAACTCGTTGATTTTGTGGCTTACACTCATTAAGCCAGCCTGGCCCTCCAATGGCATTGTTTGTATATGAGTTGAAAGGAGCATAGGATGGAAAAAGCTGCTAACCGAGCCTGGACAATCACGAGAGCCTGATCCCCTCTTACTTTGGCCATTTAAGCAAGCAGCACAACAACGGCTCTTTGTTTGATTGAGACTCGCACCGAGTTGGACTCGCATGCggttgctcatacgccccatAAGCCAACGCCATCGGAGACCGCACACCCAGAAACCCCATCTTCATCGCTAAGGATGTGGCCTGCATGTCGACGCTGATTTTTATTCTCGGTCTAGGGAGTCAAGGCGTCCAGGAGTCCGCCCTCTTGATTTATTTCGATGCCCTTGCGCCAGCTGCAATCCTCAGCAGGCCATTGTGCTGCGAATCTCACTTTTCAAGAACTCAAACAAAGCATTAAAAGCGatatggaaaatattaataacatgGCCTGGTCAATAGCCAGCGATTCTTTGGCCACACTTTCGAAATTTATGATACTCGGCCAACGCTGATTTATTCCGCCCACGGTTTGACCTCATTACACATTCAGGGGTCAGCCGCGTTGCTTTTAAAGAGTGGGGAGGTCCTTGCATTTGTTCACTAATTTTCTTTCAAGTTTACCCTCTGGCTGCCATAAATACTGCATAAATCAACGGCAAAGCTGCGCAGCATAAATTCAGATCGCATAATGTGCCAACCGAACAAGCGAACAATCGGTGAATATGAATTTAAGATTtgattgaatttgaattacATTTATCCAGCATCGAGGGTATGAGCATAAGGTTCCAATTTAGCAATACCCAATAAGCCACACCGAAATGtatatgaattttaaattccaacaaatgtttctgttttatttatgacttGCTTTAATCTAATGAAAACTTGAAATATGTTTGCGAGTTTTTTGAGGTTGGACTCGGGTGTCAAATGCAATTAGCCTAGTCCATAACAAACAACATCGAGCTAATCCGTAATTCAAATTTGACTCTTTAATTGATTTACAGCATTTAAGATTGCACTCGAGGATGTCAATGAACCACCGTAAAGTCCAAAGCAAAGGTGGCTTTGTGCAGTGCTAATTATTTGAATAGTTGATTGAATGAACTcacttaaaataattgttaattaaatggatATTATGCAAAGTCATGCGGCTTTTGTAAACTCTAGGCTGTCATTATAAATCCATGACAAACGCCAGCAAAACGCAGAGAAGCGACCAGAGagaataattaaacaatttaatgatGGTTAATAACAAGTCTATGTGACAGCCTTAACCTCAATTGTGAGCTCCGGGGGAGACAACCTTTTTGATTATGTGCAAATCAGTTTTCACAGCAAATTAGGCAGCCACACATTATAACTTTGACAGTCAGGTTCAACCCCCAAGGACGACCTCGACCGCAGATCCTGCGCCACCCCCTCTCCCTCCCCCTCTCGCCGAGCGAAACCCTTTACCGTCGCATTTCGTAGACAGTGGAAAGTTCGCCCGGAGGCTCTTAAAAGTACACATGTAGCATATGTATGAGGAGCATCAAAAGTTTTAAAGCATCTGCCGACGCAGGAGAACGGGGTAATCCTACACCCAACCACTCACCCACTCAACCCCACAAAGCCCCTCACAAAAGTCACAGAGAGGCCATtgtaaatgataaaaaaaaattgaaaaaaaaaatgaaaagaaaaaaatactttCGCGACCACGGGAGCGTGAAAGAGCCaagaaaattcaaacaaaagtGCAACCAACTTTTTGGGGGCAAAGGTTGTGGCTCACTTTTATTTCTGCTCAGCCCGTAGAAAAAGTTTCCTTTTTGTGTCATTACTTTTTTCCATTCGAAGGACACTTAAACACTTGCCATGTAATTTATCTGATTGCAGGAAAGTGGGTAATCAATAATAAAAGGATATGAAATATCAAAAAACcacgaaacaaaacaacagGAATTACACGTTCAGATGAATTGAATTTCCAAACAACTAACATTGATAACAAACCTTacctaaaatatatttataaattggtTAAAATCATTTCGatttacattaaaattttactCAACATGTGTTTGTAAACTGAAGCCTCATGTTATtcaaatttctaaatttatattttcaataaaatgcattCTTTGAAagcattgaaatgcatttgctgCCGTTTGTTTTTCTGCGGAAAACCTGgtgaaaaacaattaaatgcgGCGACTAATGTAAGCAAGgatagcaaatatttaaatttataaaaaagtttACATATTTGTTATACATGATATTTCAAGCTGCATTtattataaacataatatGTTTACCCATGGTGTGTTTGCCAttaaacacatatttaaattttttttttttctttgacaAAAAAATCTTTGGTCTTACAAAAGTAACATTGTTTAGCTCCTATCCTTACCCCGAACAATTCCTTCGGTCTCATCTTATCCAGTGCCTTATGATGTAACCAGCATCCTTCGACTGGGAATGGTTCGTTTCAAATTTCGCTTTTGCAACTGAGGATTCGGTGGTATTACGTTTCAGTTcattcatttccattcccaaaATGGTAAATATGAGGGGATTTTCGGGGGCGACAAACTGTTGCATGCTGTTCCCACTGCTGAGTGCGCATGACTGTTCCCATTTCCGTTCACTGTTAACCGCTTGAACCTGAACGAATTGTTCCCAGTTTTTAGAAACgagaatttgaatttttataatGAAGTCAACTGATAagtaaaacatattaaataaatgtaaataatgtGTTATTAATATCTAATTATAAAGGAGAATCTACATATAACAAATTGTATGCTTTAGTTCttacttaattaataattgttaATGACATCAAataattacatacatataaaattagctaaaataatttgtataaattgcACTTTAGACTGaattaaattgcttaattCCAGTCAACGTGCCATTCTTACATCTTCATCATACTTAACTTAAGACTTTCAATGAGAACACTCAATTCATATACGCATAACTTGTTTTCATCACACATCCATGCGTTCCTAATTCAAGATGTAAATAGCTGCGTTGAGGAAGTTAAAATCGCTGTTGAGTGTCGAGTAAGTAGGTCAAGTATTTTGatcatataatatataattgctCCTGCCacttaactaattaaataaagacAGTTTTCTTTGTGCGCTCACCTCGACCCACCTGCCACCCATCTGCCTCCCACCTGGGCACCCAAACGCACTCGGTGGCACTGCCAATCGCACTCGGGGATGGAGTGGCATGGCCATGAATGCTGTGCCACCAATGACAATGAGATGAGAATGCCCTTGGGCTGCGTTCATAGGACGGATAGGTGGACGGACGGAGCAATGGCGATGGCGTTGGCGGGATCTTTCCGTTGGAGGCGTTTAATCTCATTCATTTTGAATAAGACCGGCTCCAGCGTATTTAGCCTGAGTACTTGTGTCAACACATTCCAAGACGGTTTCAAATTAAAAGGCCGTGTAATATGCTCCTCCGAGggactgtttttgttttggtttccttttatttttttgccagcttCTAATGGTTTATGCCTAGACAACTGTCAATGGTCTCGGGGGCTGGGCATCGGGGAAAATTGCCTCCGGCTGACGTCAGCAACTTTTCGAGAAAgcgaaagtaattaaaaaagtttagcCGAACggattttcaaaaatatccaATTGCTAAGCCAGAGCAATTGCATGTTTCTCAACTGCAGACTCTTTGTGGCAAGCTAGAGAAATTAAAAGCTTTACTTAATTAGCCACTCACCAAACAGGTTCTTAAACATAagttcattttaaataaaaatgtagatatattttatatataatggtCAGAAGGTTAGTTATGGTTTTCCctttaaaattctatttaaCTATCATTTTTAGTTCTCTACAAATATTTAGAAACACTATCTTTCGAAGCATGAATAATCCTTTGAAAGTATTCTAAACATTTATCGTAATGAcgcatatttacatataatatGAGTGCCTTTCCTTTAAGAGAAGTTAAAGGCAGCTCGGCTACAAGGGATTGGGGCATATTGACTTTACGCCGCCTGGAAATTGGCTACGTGACTTGACAATACGAAGAAATGACGACGCGACGACGAGCTCCACGGacctgatgatgatggtccTGATGGGGACGAAGCGAAGAGCCgcatgaaatgcaaatttggaAACATTAACAGTGCGGGGAGAGCAGTGCGCGGGGTCAAGGAAAAAAATCACAAGGACGACGCGGGAATGGAAACAAGTTGTTGGCTTCATTTCGTCACAGCCAGCTTGTTTTCATTAACTGG
Protein-coding sequences here:
- the LOC6728433 gene encoding band 7 protein AGAP004871 gives rise to the protein MRERYAVESEKQDNVEPTPEDDNSYYIVEKVAVFVSWILVLLLFPLSLLCCLTIALEFHRLVVFRLGRIRSCLGPGLVFLLPCIDSFNTVDIRTDVVNVDPQELLTKDSVSITVNAVVFYCIYDPINSIIKVDDARDATERISQVTLRSIVGSKGLHELLASRQQLSQEIQQAVAKITERWGVRVERVDLMEISLPSSLERSLASEAEATREARAKIILAEGEAKASKALKECSDVMSENEITLQLRHLQILRSLATERRVNVLFPIPLEIMAPFMDGKDSSDAAQDDDDRRDSDDEYDYLHLFSPKVYISGSPPDFFNDAQTDSRTENPEVGKTTENVEENKPARSWLWPPFFRPSRSAQDGEQPSSSRRVRPESGQPSARSNRTDDAIEPYPLLSKPPARSSSPTKPSSIPIPPRPDPPTLPPIPPHPTLPPIPERPIPPPKNTSTPPEKDPKV
- the LOC27206982 gene encoding uncharacterized protein LOC27206982, which encodes MSVLKQVCDGPEPKWKAERSIFELPEHKLITSQECMQLKRELEAERPDEFEVSPMILCLMLTLLLFLIGFWIWLISRSCLFSQPEPVAFKSREVHRVPGGSTPKCKSQKISYFDELADWDGNPLKYSGSNQAPVLETEGGSTQRATESVQKTDSKESVLSTSQALAGSALCSPKRKYRIKWSNFIRRNRKKQSETESPQ
- the LOC6728434 gene encoding uncharacterized protein LOC6728434, giving the protein MNPACRLNLESKECQEWMNEVCAHCSHLLPGVEEAELWDKWWSDELPAPFKSRVNLMSAYDCHKLRKEVARQVTNSRDQEWHEEEGNPVTWTLCQLILLIIVMVSSMIAMGCALKVLCESQRRWSGRTKCAPPIKVKQEERPPPPPADVETPPQKDICKPAKQPKAFISFGRTTDPRTRFGPYKHQKLLQTASMRPECQPAES